A genome region from Arachis duranensis cultivar V14167 chromosome 6, aradu.V14167.gnm2.J7QH, whole genome shotgun sequence includes the following:
- the LOC107492527 gene encoding probable indole-3-pyruvate monooxygenase YUCCA10: MVEKAEVIIVGAGTSGLAAAACLTQKSVPFTLLEREDCFASLWQKYTYDRLHLHLGKKVCELPFLPFPDSYPRYVPKKLFIEYLDSYVKHFNINPLYHRSVELAEFDEVDRKWKVKAKNRSSGEVEEYSGRFLVVATGETAEPRVPRVEGLESFKGKVMHSTGYKNGKEFKDEHVLVVGSGNSGMEIALDLSNFGAKPSIIVRSPVHILSRNMMYYSGMLLKYLSLSTVEKLLVIVSRIVYGDLSKYGLPWPSEGPFTMKIKYGKFPIIDLGTIKKIKHGEIQVLSAEIEKVRGNEVLFKNGKCHSFDSIIFCTGFNRSTQRWLKGGDDLLNENGLVKASNFPNYWKGKNNLYCVGLAQKGFFGANSDAQNIANDIASLLN, encoded by the exons atggtGGAAAAAGCAGAAGTGATAATAGTAGGTGCTGGAACTTCAGGTTTAGCTGCTGCAGCATGCTTAACACAAAAATCAGTACCATTCACTCTTCTCGAAAGAGAAGATTGTTTTGCTTCCTTATGGCAAAAATACACCTATGACCGTCTTCACCTTCACCTTGGAAAAAAAGTGTGTGAGCTTCCCTTTCTTCCATTCCCTGATTCCTACCCTCGCTATGTTCCTAAGAAGCTCTTCATTGAGTATTTAGACTCATATGTGAAGCACTTCAACATCAACCCTTTGTACCACAGATCTGTGGAGCTTGCGGAGTTTGATGAGGTGGATCGGAAGTGGAAGGTGAAGGCTAAGAATAGAAGCTCCGGTGAGGTTGAAGAGTATTCTGGAAGGTTCTTGGTGGTGGCTACTGGGGAGACTGCCGAGCCACGTGTCCCTCGGGTTGAAGGTTTGGAGAGTTTCAAAGGGAAAGTGATGCACTCCACAGGATACAAGAATGGGAAGGAGTTCAAAGATGAACATGTTCTTGTTGTTGGTTCTGGTAATTCTGGCATGGAGATTGCTTTGGATTTGTCCAATTTCGGTGCCAAACCTTCCATCATTGTTCGAAGCCCG GTTCATATTCTATCAAGGAATATGATGTATTATTCAGGGATGTTGTTGAAGTATTTGTCCCTAAGCACAGTGGAGAAGCTGCTTGTTATAGTGAGTAGGATAGTGTACGGGGATCTGAGCAAGTATGGGTTACCTTGGCCAAGTGAAGGACCTTTCACCATGAAAATCAAGTATGGCAAGTTTCCTATCATTGACTTGGGAACTATCAAGAAAATCAAGCATGGAGAGATTCAG GTGTTATCGGCAGAAATAGAGAAAGTTAGAGGTAACGAAGTGTTGTTTAAAAATGGCAAGTGTCACTCATTTGATTCGATCATATTCTGCACTGGCTTCAATAGATCAACACAAAGATGGCTCAAG GGGGGTGATGATCTTCTGAATGAAAATGGTTTAGTCAAGGCAAGTAATTTTCCAAATTACTGGAAGGGTAAGAACAATTTGTACTGCGTTGGGCTTGCACAGAAAGGATTCTTTGGAGCTAACAGTGATGCTCAAAATATAGCAAATGATATTGCCTCACTTCTCAATTAA